Proteins encoded together in one Carya illinoinensis cultivar Pawnee chromosome 3, C.illinoinensisPawnee_v1, whole genome shotgun sequence window:
- the LOC122302520 gene encoding paired amphipathic helix protein Sin3-like 2 isoform X2: MKRLKDDLYAGPSQFKRPFGASRADSYGQSQPPGGGGGGGGEGGGVGSGLGGTSQKLTTTDAMTYLKEVKDMFQDQREKYDMFLEVMKDFKAQRTDTVGVIARVKELFKGHNNLIFGFNTFLPKGFEITIDEDEALPPKKTVEFQEAISFVNKIKKRFQNDEHVYKAFLDILNMYRKEHKDINEVYDEVATLFGGHPDLLDEFTRFLPDTAHNTPLLQNSFLRFNERSSGTPALQQMHMDKQRIRRDRIITSHADRNLGVDHPELDDDKTMVKMHKEQRKRTEKDSRDRRSRDQDERDPDHDNNRDFKLQRFVDKRKSARKVEGFGVHANFPSYEDKDTLKNMCNQGFIFCDKVKEKLGSSDDYQDFLKCLNIYSNGIIKRSDLQILVTDLLGKYSDLMDGFNEFLQRCENIDGFLAGVIGKKSLGNDSHITRSLKVEDKDKEQKRETDGAKEKERYREKYMYKSIQELDLSTCERCTPSYRLLPDDYPIPLASQRSELGAQVLNDHWVSVTSGSEDYSFKHMRRNQYEENLFRCEDDRFELDMLLESVSSAAKRVEELLNRVNENNVNLETPFHIEDHFTALNLRCIERLYGDHGLDVMDILRKSPTVALPVVLTRLKQKQEEWTRCRSDFNKVWAEIYAKNHYKSLDHRSFYFKQQDSKNLSTKSLVAEIKELKDTKQKEDDFLLSVAAGHRQLVVPHLEFEYSDISIHEDLHKLVQYSCEEVCSTKEQVNKVMRLWTTFLEPMLGVPSRPHDIEDTEDVGKSKRRSINCTASSIGESDESPGDDAAIMDSKQPGSDENKNTLPELAKFCGTIANGNLAKENNHLGINNVSRDDTICNTLWPDKELKNTDVTHKLLGLNTQVASGKQIADSNPSFAIGPEFSHVKTSLEVTSGCDATPSRLDHSVIQDDHVSRANAGVVPSSEGGDGAKLVLLPNGMITEGTNLNRRHEASTRPSKIEKEEGELSPNGDFEEDNFVAFGKSVELAMAKEKQIRQYQAGNVEENICQNAGGENDADADDEDSENVSEAGEDVSGSESGGDECSRDEHEEEEDVEPDEADGKAESEGEAEGMVGGHVAGGDGMLPLSERFLLSVKPLTRHLPEAFLDKERKDSRVFYGNDNFYVLFRLHQILYERILSAKLNSTGAEMKWKTSNDASSPDLYSRFMNALYNLLDGSADNAKFEDECRAIIGNQSYVLFTLDKLIYKLVKQLQTVVADEVDNKLLQLYEYEKSRKPGKSIDSVYYKNARVLLHEENIYRLACSSATSRLSIQLMDSVSQKPEVFAVSMDPNFAAYLHNDYLSFFPGKKEPHGIMLRRNKQAYAGLDECSAICMAMEGIHAVHGLECKIACNSSKISYVLDTEDFFFRPRRNRINSSRGTSSSGAEARVQRFHRFLLSA, encoded by the exons ATGAAGAGATTAAAAGATGACCTTTACGCTGGTCCTTCTCAATTCAAGCGGCCATTTGGTGCTTCACGTGCGGACTC CTATGGGCAATCTCAACCCCCAGGGGGCGGAGGAGGCGGTGGGGGAGAAGGAGGGGGAGTAGGTAGTGGTCTTGGTGGTACCTCGCAGAAACTAACAACCACTGATGCCATGACATATCTTAAGGAAGTGAAGGACATGTTTCAAGACCAGAGGGAAAAATATGACATGTTCCTTGAGGTCATGAAAGATTTTAAGGCACAAAG aACTGACACTGTTGGTGTCATCGCAAGAGTGAAGGAATTATTTAAAGGGCATAACAACTTGATTTTTGGGTTTAACACCTTCTTGCCAAAGGGTTTTGAGATAACCATTGATGAAGACGAGGCTCTTCCGCCAAAGAAGACAGTTGAATTTCAAGAAGCTATCAGCTTTGTAAACAAGATAAag AAGCGCTTCCAAAATGATGAACATGTTTATAAAGCATTCCTGGACATTTTGAATATGTACCGGAAGGAGCACAAAGACATAAATGAGGTCTATGATGAG GTTGCCACACTTTTTGGTGGCCATCCAGATCTGCTTGATGAGTTCACAAGATTTCTACCAGACACTGCACATAATACTCCACTTCTCCAAAACTCATTTCTGCGTTTCAATGAGCGGAGCTCTGGCACACCTGCATTGCAACAAATGCATATGGACAAG CAACGTATTAGGCGGGATAGGATCATTACTTCCCATGCCGATCGCAATCTTGGTGTTGATCATCCTGAGCTAGATGATGACAAAACAATGGTGAAAATGCACAAGGAGCAGAGGAAACGTACTGAAAAGGACAGTAGGGATAGGAGAAGTCGTGATCAGGATGAAAGAGACCCTGATCACGATAATAATAGGGACTTCAAGTTGCAGCGTTTTGTTGACAAAAGAAAATCTGCAAGGAAGGTTGAAGGTTTTGGAGTGCATGCAAACTTTCCTTCTTATGAAGACAAAGATACCTTAAAGA ACATGTGCAACCAAGGATTCATTTTCTGTGATAAAGTTAAGGAGAAGTTGGGCAGTTCAGATGACTACCAGGATTTCTTGAAGTGCCTTAATATTTATAGCAATGGAATAATTAAAAGGAGTGACTTACAAATTCTG GTGACTGATTTACTTGGAAAATATTCAGATCTTATGGATGGCTTCAATGAATTTTTGCAGCGCTGTGAGAATATTG ATGGCTTTCTTGCTGGTGTTATTGGTAAAA AATCATTGGGTAATGATAGCCATATAACCAGATCATTGAAGGTAGAGGACAAGGACAAAGAGCAGAAGCGTGAAACTGATGGAgctaaagaaaaggaaaggtaCAGGGaaaagtatatgtataaatcCATTCAAGAGCTTGACCTCTCCACTTGTGAACGTTGTACCCCCAGTTACAGGCTTCTGCCAGACGAC TATCCTATACCTTTAGCAAGCCAGAGGTCAGAGCTTGGGGCTCAAGTATTGAACGATCATTGGGTATCAGTTACTTCTGGAAGTGAGGACTACTCTTTTAAACATATGCGTAGAAATCAGTATGAAGAAAATCTATTCAGATGTGAGGATGATAG ATTTGAGCTGGACATGTTGTTGGAGTCTGTCAGCTCAGCTGCTAAACGTGTGGAGGAATTGTTGAACCGTGTCAATGAAAATAATGTCAATTTGGAGACTCCTTTCCACATTGAAGATCACTTCACTG CTTTAAATCTAAGGTGTATTGAACGTTTGTATGGTGACCATGGGCTTGATGTGATGGATATTTTGCGGAAAAGTCCAACTGTTGCACTACCTGTCGTACTAACTCGCCTAAAGCAGAAACAAGAGGAGTGGACAAGGTGCCGTTCTGATTTTAACAAGGTTTGGGCTGAAATCTATGCCAAAAACCACTACAAGTCGCTTGATCACCGCAGCTTCTATTTCAAACAACAAGATtcaaagaacttgagcacaaaaT CTTTGGTGGCTGAGATCAAGGAATTGAAGGATACGAAGCAAAAGGAGGATGATTTTCTTCTGTCTGTTGCTGCTGGACACAGGCAACTTGTAGTTCCACATCTGGAATTTGAATATTCTGATATTAGCATCCATGAAGACTTGCATAAACTTGTCCAATATTCATGTGAAGAAGTTTGCTCAACCAAAGAACAGGTGAATAAAGTCATGAGGCTTTGGACTACCTTCTTAGAGCCAATGTTGGGTGTTCCTTCTCGTCCTCATGATATAGAGGATACCGAAGATGTTGGAAAATCTAAGCGACGTTCCATAAATTGCACTGCATCAAGCATAGGAGAAAGTGATGAAAGCCCTGGTGATGATGCTGCCATAATGGATTCTAAGCAACCTGGTAGTGATGAGAATAAAAACACTCTGCCAGAACTAGCGAAGTTTTGTGGGACCATAGCAAATGGGAACTTGGCTAAAGAAAACAATCATCTTGGCATAAATAATGTCAGTAGAGATGATACGATTTGTAATACACTTTGGCCAGATAAAGAGCTGAAGAATACAGATGTGACTCATAAATTGTTAGGATTAAACACACAAGTTGCCTCTGGTAAACAAATAGCCGATTCAAATCCATCTTTTGCAATTGGACCAGAATTTAGTCATGTGAAAACCAGCTTGGAGGTGACTTCAG GTTGTGATGCAACTCCATCCAGACTTGATCACAGTGTCATTCAAGATGACCATGTATCCAGAGCTAATGCTGGTGTGGTACCCTCATCTGAG GGAGGTGATGGTGCCAAACTAGTTTTGTTGCCAAATGGAATGATTACAGAAGGAACCAATCTTAATAGACGTCATGAAGCATCTACTAGACCctctaaaattgaaaaagaagagggTGAGTTATCGCCTAATGGTGATTTTGAGGAGGATAATTTTGTTGCCTTTGGAAAATCTGTTGAGCTGGCTATGGctaaggaaaaacaaattagGCAATACCAGGCTGGGAATGTAGAGGAAAATATTTGTCAGAATGCTGGAGGAGAGAATGATGCGGATGCTGATGATGAGGACAGTGAAAATGTTTCTGAGGCTGGTGAAGATGTCTCAGGCAGCGAGTCTGGTGGTGATGAGTGTTCTAGAGATGAgcatgaggaggaggaggatgtAGAACCCGATGAAGCTGACGGTAAGGCTGAGAGCGAAGGCGAGGCTGAGGGAATGGTTGGTGGACATGTTGCTGGAGGGGATGGCATGTTACCATTGTCAGAACGGTTTCTTCTGTCTGTGAAGCCTCTTACAAGGCACTTGCCAGAGGCATTTCttgacaaagaaagaaaagattcTCGAGTTTTTTATGGAAACGACAATTTCTATGTACTTTTTAGGCTTCATCAG ATACTATATGAAAGGATTTTATCAGCAAAATTGAATTCGACGGGTGCTGAAATGAAATGGAAAACTTCAAATGATGCTAGTTCACCAGATCTCTATTCCAG ATTTATGAATGCATTATACAATTTACTTGATGGATCTGCTGATAATGCTAAGTTCGAGGATGAATGCCGTGCTATCATTGGAAACCAGTCATATGTGTTATTCACATTGGACAAGTTAATCTATAAATTAGTCAAACAG CTTCAAACTGTTGTAGCTGATGAGGTTGACAATAAGCTTCTTCAATTGTACGAGTACGAAAAATCCCGGAAGCCTGGGAAGTCAATTGATTCTGTATATTACAAAAATGCACGTGTTCTTCTTCACGAGGAAAACATATATCGTTTGGCATGT TCCTCTGCCACCTCCCGGCTGTCCATCCAGCTGATGGACAGCGTCAGTCAAAAGCCTGAGGTGTTTGCAGTTTCCATGGATCCTAATTTTGCAGCTTATCTGCATAATGATTATCTGTCTTTTTTTCCTGGGAAAAAGGAGCCACACGGCATCATGCTACGAAG AAACAAGCAAGCATATGCAGGCCTAGATGAG
- the LOC122302520 gene encoding paired amphipathic helix protein Sin3-like 2 isoform X1 — translation MKRLKDDLYAGPSQFKRPFGASRADSYGQSQPPGGGGGGGGEGGGVGSGLGGTSQKLTTTDAMTYLKEVKDMFQDQREKYDMFLEVMKDFKAQRTDTVGVIARVKELFKGHNNLIFGFNTFLPKGFEITIDEDEALPPKKTVEFQEAISFVNKIKKRFQNDEHVYKAFLDILNMYRKEHKDINEVYDEVATLFGGHPDLLDEFTRFLPDTAHNTPLLQNSFLRFNERSSGTPALQQMHMDKQRIRRDRIITSHADRNLGVDHPELDDDKTMVKMHKEQRKRTEKDSRDRRSRDQDERDPDHDNNRDFKLQRFVDKRKSARKVEGFGVHANFPSYEDKDTLKNMCNQGFIFCDKVKEKLGSSDDYQDFLKCLNIYSNGIIKRSDLQILVTDLLGKYSDLMDGFNEFLQRCENIGNGFLAGVIGKKSLGNDSHITRSLKVEDKDKEQKRETDGAKEKERYREKYMYKSIQELDLSTCERCTPSYRLLPDDYPIPLASQRSELGAQVLNDHWVSVTSGSEDYSFKHMRRNQYEENLFRCEDDRFELDMLLESVSSAAKRVEELLNRVNENNVNLETPFHIEDHFTALNLRCIERLYGDHGLDVMDILRKSPTVALPVVLTRLKQKQEEWTRCRSDFNKVWAEIYAKNHYKSLDHRSFYFKQQDSKNLSTKSLVAEIKELKDTKQKEDDFLLSVAAGHRQLVVPHLEFEYSDISIHEDLHKLVQYSCEEVCSTKEQVNKVMRLWTTFLEPMLGVPSRPHDIEDTEDVGKSKRRSINCTASSIGESDESPGDDAAIMDSKQPGSDENKNTLPELAKFCGTIANGNLAKENNHLGINNVSRDDTICNTLWPDKELKNTDVTHKLLGLNTQVASGKQIADSNPSFAIGPEFSHVKTSLEVTSGCDATPSRLDHSVIQDDHVSRANAGVVPSSEGGDGAKLVLLPNGMITEGTNLNRRHEASTRPSKIEKEEGELSPNGDFEEDNFVAFGKSVELAMAKEKQIRQYQAGNVEENICQNAGGENDADADDEDSENVSEAGEDVSGSESGGDECSRDEHEEEEDVEPDEADGKAESEGEAEGMVGGHVAGGDGMLPLSERFLLSVKPLTRHLPEAFLDKERKDSRVFYGNDNFYVLFRLHQILYERILSAKLNSTGAEMKWKTSNDASSPDLYSRFMNALYNLLDGSADNAKFEDECRAIIGNQSYVLFTLDKLIYKLVKQLQTVVADEVDNKLLQLYEYEKSRKPGKSIDSVYYKNARVLLHEENIYRLACSSATSRLSIQLMDSVSQKPEVFAVSMDPNFAAYLHNDYLSFFPGKKEPHGIMLRRNKQAYAGLDECSAICMAMEGIHAVHGLECKIACNSSKISYVLDTEDFFFRPRRNRINSSRGTSSSGAEARVQRFHRFLLSA, via the exons ATGAAGAGATTAAAAGATGACCTTTACGCTGGTCCTTCTCAATTCAAGCGGCCATTTGGTGCTTCACGTGCGGACTC CTATGGGCAATCTCAACCCCCAGGGGGCGGAGGAGGCGGTGGGGGAGAAGGAGGGGGAGTAGGTAGTGGTCTTGGTGGTACCTCGCAGAAACTAACAACCACTGATGCCATGACATATCTTAAGGAAGTGAAGGACATGTTTCAAGACCAGAGGGAAAAATATGACATGTTCCTTGAGGTCATGAAAGATTTTAAGGCACAAAG aACTGACACTGTTGGTGTCATCGCAAGAGTGAAGGAATTATTTAAAGGGCATAACAACTTGATTTTTGGGTTTAACACCTTCTTGCCAAAGGGTTTTGAGATAACCATTGATGAAGACGAGGCTCTTCCGCCAAAGAAGACAGTTGAATTTCAAGAAGCTATCAGCTTTGTAAACAAGATAAag AAGCGCTTCCAAAATGATGAACATGTTTATAAAGCATTCCTGGACATTTTGAATATGTACCGGAAGGAGCACAAAGACATAAATGAGGTCTATGATGAG GTTGCCACACTTTTTGGTGGCCATCCAGATCTGCTTGATGAGTTCACAAGATTTCTACCAGACACTGCACATAATACTCCACTTCTCCAAAACTCATTTCTGCGTTTCAATGAGCGGAGCTCTGGCACACCTGCATTGCAACAAATGCATATGGACAAG CAACGTATTAGGCGGGATAGGATCATTACTTCCCATGCCGATCGCAATCTTGGTGTTGATCATCCTGAGCTAGATGATGACAAAACAATGGTGAAAATGCACAAGGAGCAGAGGAAACGTACTGAAAAGGACAGTAGGGATAGGAGAAGTCGTGATCAGGATGAAAGAGACCCTGATCACGATAATAATAGGGACTTCAAGTTGCAGCGTTTTGTTGACAAAAGAAAATCTGCAAGGAAGGTTGAAGGTTTTGGAGTGCATGCAAACTTTCCTTCTTATGAAGACAAAGATACCTTAAAGA ACATGTGCAACCAAGGATTCATTTTCTGTGATAAAGTTAAGGAGAAGTTGGGCAGTTCAGATGACTACCAGGATTTCTTGAAGTGCCTTAATATTTATAGCAATGGAATAATTAAAAGGAGTGACTTACAAATTCTG GTGACTGATTTACTTGGAAAATATTCAGATCTTATGGATGGCTTCAATGAATTTTTGCAGCGCTGTGAGAATATTGGTA ATGGCTTTCTTGCTGGTGTTATTGGTAAAA AATCATTGGGTAATGATAGCCATATAACCAGATCATTGAAGGTAGAGGACAAGGACAAAGAGCAGAAGCGTGAAACTGATGGAgctaaagaaaaggaaaggtaCAGGGaaaagtatatgtataaatcCATTCAAGAGCTTGACCTCTCCACTTGTGAACGTTGTACCCCCAGTTACAGGCTTCTGCCAGACGAC TATCCTATACCTTTAGCAAGCCAGAGGTCAGAGCTTGGGGCTCAAGTATTGAACGATCATTGGGTATCAGTTACTTCTGGAAGTGAGGACTACTCTTTTAAACATATGCGTAGAAATCAGTATGAAGAAAATCTATTCAGATGTGAGGATGATAG ATTTGAGCTGGACATGTTGTTGGAGTCTGTCAGCTCAGCTGCTAAACGTGTGGAGGAATTGTTGAACCGTGTCAATGAAAATAATGTCAATTTGGAGACTCCTTTCCACATTGAAGATCACTTCACTG CTTTAAATCTAAGGTGTATTGAACGTTTGTATGGTGACCATGGGCTTGATGTGATGGATATTTTGCGGAAAAGTCCAACTGTTGCACTACCTGTCGTACTAACTCGCCTAAAGCAGAAACAAGAGGAGTGGACAAGGTGCCGTTCTGATTTTAACAAGGTTTGGGCTGAAATCTATGCCAAAAACCACTACAAGTCGCTTGATCACCGCAGCTTCTATTTCAAACAACAAGATtcaaagaacttgagcacaaaaT CTTTGGTGGCTGAGATCAAGGAATTGAAGGATACGAAGCAAAAGGAGGATGATTTTCTTCTGTCTGTTGCTGCTGGACACAGGCAACTTGTAGTTCCACATCTGGAATTTGAATATTCTGATATTAGCATCCATGAAGACTTGCATAAACTTGTCCAATATTCATGTGAAGAAGTTTGCTCAACCAAAGAACAGGTGAATAAAGTCATGAGGCTTTGGACTACCTTCTTAGAGCCAATGTTGGGTGTTCCTTCTCGTCCTCATGATATAGAGGATACCGAAGATGTTGGAAAATCTAAGCGACGTTCCATAAATTGCACTGCATCAAGCATAGGAGAAAGTGATGAAAGCCCTGGTGATGATGCTGCCATAATGGATTCTAAGCAACCTGGTAGTGATGAGAATAAAAACACTCTGCCAGAACTAGCGAAGTTTTGTGGGACCATAGCAAATGGGAACTTGGCTAAAGAAAACAATCATCTTGGCATAAATAATGTCAGTAGAGATGATACGATTTGTAATACACTTTGGCCAGATAAAGAGCTGAAGAATACAGATGTGACTCATAAATTGTTAGGATTAAACACACAAGTTGCCTCTGGTAAACAAATAGCCGATTCAAATCCATCTTTTGCAATTGGACCAGAATTTAGTCATGTGAAAACCAGCTTGGAGGTGACTTCAG GTTGTGATGCAACTCCATCCAGACTTGATCACAGTGTCATTCAAGATGACCATGTATCCAGAGCTAATGCTGGTGTGGTACCCTCATCTGAG GGAGGTGATGGTGCCAAACTAGTTTTGTTGCCAAATGGAATGATTACAGAAGGAACCAATCTTAATAGACGTCATGAAGCATCTACTAGACCctctaaaattgaaaaagaagagggTGAGTTATCGCCTAATGGTGATTTTGAGGAGGATAATTTTGTTGCCTTTGGAAAATCTGTTGAGCTGGCTATGGctaaggaaaaacaaattagGCAATACCAGGCTGGGAATGTAGAGGAAAATATTTGTCAGAATGCTGGAGGAGAGAATGATGCGGATGCTGATGATGAGGACAGTGAAAATGTTTCTGAGGCTGGTGAAGATGTCTCAGGCAGCGAGTCTGGTGGTGATGAGTGTTCTAGAGATGAgcatgaggaggaggaggatgtAGAACCCGATGAAGCTGACGGTAAGGCTGAGAGCGAAGGCGAGGCTGAGGGAATGGTTGGTGGACATGTTGCTGGAGGGGATGGCATGTTACCATTGTCAGAACGGTTTCTTCTGTCTGTGAAGCCTCTTACAAGGCACTTGCCAGAGGCATTTCttgacaaagaaagaaaagattcTCGAGTTTTTTATGGAAACGACAATTTCTATGTACTTTTTAGGCTTCATCAG ATACTATATGAAAGGATTTTATCAGCAAAATTGAATTCGACGGGTGCTGAAATGAAATGGAAAACTTCAAATGATGCTAGTTCACCAGATCTCTATTCCAG ATTTATGAATGCATTATACAATTTACTTGATGGATCTGCTGATAATGCTAAGTTCGAGGATGAATGCCGTGCTATCATTGGAAACCAGTCATATGTGTTATTCACATTGGACAAGTTAATCTATAAATTAGTCAAACAG CTTCAAACTGTTGTAGCTGATGAGGTTGACAATAAGCTTCTTCAATTGTACGAGTACGAAAAATCCCGGAAGCCTGGGAAGTCAATTGATTCTGTATATTACAAAAATGCACGTGTTCTTCTTCACGAGGAAAACATATATCGTTTGGCATGT TCCTCTGCCACCTCCCGGCTGTCCATCCAGCTGATGGACAGCGTCAGTCAAAAGCCTGAGGTGTTTGCAGTTTCCATGGATCCTAATTTTGCAGCTTATCTGCATAATGATTATCTGTCTTTTTTTCCTGGGAAAAAGGAGCCACACGGCATCATGCTACGAAG AAACAAGCAAGCATATGCAGGCCTAGATGAG